A window of Pirellula sp. SH-Sr6A contains these coding sequences:
- the argF gene encoding ornithine carbamoyltransferase, with the protein MKHIRSLFDLTLDEFHQIIALAGELKHQLRTGDRVEHLKNRTLAMIFEKASLRTRVSFEAGMAQLGGTALYLTSDVGWRERESIADFVRVLAEYCDFIVCRAISQSTVDELASHNVLPVINGLTDHAHPCQALADYMTLRETIPEIEGKQITFVGDGNNVARSLLNVCSMGRIRFRLVGPKEYHIQSSYIEKVKEHAGWLDFEQGTDIDHYVRDADFLYTDVWTSMGQEAEAAVRNAAFRPYQINKTLMSKAPAHCKVLHCLPARRGQEISDDVIDSASSLVFPQAGNRMHVQKGLLVWLARMNGMIT; encoded by the coding sequence ATGAAGCATATTCGATCGCTCTTCGATCTCACTCTCGACGAATTTCACCAAATCATCGCGCTGGCGGGCGAACTCAAACACCAACTTCGAACGGGCGACCGCGTCGAGCATCTGAAGAACCGCACCTTGGCGATGATCTTCGAGAAGGCGAGCTTGCGGACCCGCGTCAGCTTTGAAGCGGGCATGGCACAGCTAGGCGGGACCGCTCTCTATCTCACCAGCGATGTGGGATGGCGAGAACGGGAGTCGATCGCCGATTTCGTTCGAGTCCTCGCCGAGTACTGCGACTTCATCGTTTGCCGCGCTATCTCGCAATCGACCGTCGATGAACTGGCGAGCCACAACGTTCTCCCCGTCATCAACGGACTCACCGACCATGCTCACCCCTGCCAAGCGTTAGCGGATTACATGACCCTGCGAGAGACGATCCCCGAGATCGAAGGAAAACAAATCACATTCGTCGGCGACGGCAATAACGTCGCACGGTCGCTTTTGAACGTTTGCTCCATGGGGCGTATTCGCTTTCGCCTCGTCGGGCCCAAAGAATACCACATCCAATCGTCCTACATTGAAAAGGTGAAGGAGCACGCTGGCTGGCTGGACTTTGAACAAGGAACCGATATCGACCATTACGTTCGCGACGCGGACTTTCTCTACACGGATGTCTGGACGAGCATGGGACAAGAAGCCGAGGCCGCCGTGCGCAACGCCGCCTTCCGTCCCTATCAAATCAACAAGACCTTGATGTCGAAAGCGCCTGCCCACTGCAAAGTCTTGCATTGCCTCCCCGCTCGCCGAGGACAAGAAATCTCCGACGACGTGATCGACTCCGCAAGCAGTCTCGTCTTTCCTCAAGCCGGAAACAGGATGCACGTCCAAAAAGGACTTCTCGTTTGGCTAGCGAGAATGAACGGAATGATTACCTAG
- a CDS encoding segregation and condensation protein A, whose product MFGIDLPAYHGPIDLLLYLIRREELPLEEISLSRITAQYLDYVSILQELDLDEVGEFIDITSQLIEMKAKAVLPNDEEEAPQILSMQETGDGVENLVDRLVQYKRFRDVASLLDEQSRQWQLRFPRLANDLPPRRLDAADVPIAKVEVWDLVSAFGRILKAKQKAPEHKLTYDNTPIHVYMERIHGLVRDHGEVELQNLFDLGMHKSGLVAMFLATLELTRHHGLLAQQRDADTPLLLVAGPTFEEVLQVAAVDNLEAEAVANSNMPVMPR is encoded by the coding sequence GTGTTCGGAATCGACTTGCCAGCCTACCACGGACCGATCGATTTGCTCCTCTATCTCATCCGGCGGGAAGAGCTCCCGCTGGAGGAAATCTCTCTGTCCCGCATTACTGCTCAGTACCTTGACTATGTTTCGATCCTGCAAGAACTCGATCTCGATGAAGTCGGTGAATTCATCGACATTACGAGCCAATTGATCGAGATGAAGGCCAAGGCTGTCTTACCGAACGACGAAGAAGAGGCGCCGCAAATTCTGTCGATGCAGGAGACCGGTGATGGCGTCGAAAACCTGGTCGATCGCCTGGTTCAATACAAGCGGTTTCGAGACGTGGCGAGTTTGCTCGACGAACAAAGTCGCCAATGGCAATTGCGATTCCCGCGGCTTGCGAACGACTTACCGCCCAGACGATTGGATGCCGCAGACGTTCCGATCGCAAAGGTCGAGGTGTGGGATCTGGTCAGCGCGTTCGGTCGAATACTCAAAGCAAAACAGAAAGCCCCGGAGCACAAACTAACCTACGACAACACGCCCATCCATGTTTACATGGAACGGATCCATGGTTTGGTCCGGGATCATGGTGAGGTCGAATTGCAAAATCTGTTCGATCTGGGCATGCACAAAAGCGGGTTGGTTGCCATGTTCCTTGCGACGCTCGAGTTGACGCGCCACCACGGGCTTTTGGCGCAACAACGAGACGCCGACACCCCATTGCTGCTGGTAGCGGGACCAACCTTTGAGGAGGTCCTGCAAGTCGCTGCGGTCGATAACTTGGAGGCCGAAGCAGTTGCCAACTCCAACATGCCTGTCATGCCTCGCTAG
- a CDS encoding outer membrane protein assembly factor codes for MPSWQRLLRWSIAGIVGISSATPLLAQSPAPGYGNYPVPSTGNYGAPPGFGQNPGAPVGSPYTTLPNGVVAPVPTTTAYPAPIPQQSYSPQTGFIPADNNRFNQPLSAPGPMNQPLPPLNQPWQLEPNTTFLQGAPFGYNPSIRDVPVDVYVQEGQTGRFSLGGSVNSDLGVAAQIILEERNFDIRAWPNSRTGFFNGAFRGAGQNFRVELMPGNNVQRYTVNWTEPNLFGYSPFSLSVGGFYFTRFFQDWSEQRLGGRVGLGYEISPDLSLTTELTGQDVKIFDPAVNTVPALNRVLGSNDLYTGRVRLTHSTRDSPFMPTEGHLFEMIYDQNFGEFDFPRGQVNWSKYFLVRERPDRTGRHTFTSAVRLGFSGSDTPVFENFFAGGYSTLRGFDFRGAGPVEQGVQLGGRFQFLGSFEYMFPITADDMLRMVTFVDYGTIEQDIELDWDNFRVAPGVGFRVAVPALGPAPLAFDFAVPVAYADSDSRQVFSFSMGMTR; via the coding sequence ATGCCGTCATGGCAGCGACTGTTGCGATGGTCGATTGCTGGCATCGTCGGAATCTCTAGTGCCACGCCCCTCCTCGCTCAGTCCCCCGCTCCTGGCTATGGCAATTATCCGGTTCCCTCCACTGGGAACTACGGTGCACCACCTGGTTTCGGGCAAAACCCCGGTGCACCTGTCGGCTCGCCCTACACAACGCTCCCCAACGGAGTGGTGGCCCCAGTTCCAACCACGACCGCTTATCCAGCTCCCATTCCTCAACAATCCTACTCTCCGCAGACGGGATTCATCCCCGCCGACAACAATCGTTTTAACCAGCCTCTCTCCGCCCCAGGCCCCATGAATCAGCCACTGCCACCGCTGAACCAGCCTTGGCAACTCGAACCGAATACTACTTTTCTGCAAGGAGCTCCCTTTGGTTACAACCCTTCTATTCGTGATGTACCTGTGGACGTTTATGTCCAGGAGGGGCAAACCGGCCGATTCTCCCTCGGTGGATCGGTAAACAGTGACTTGGGCGTTGCAGCCCAGATCATCCTCGAGGAGCGCAACTTTGACATTCGAGCTTGGCCAAACTCCCGTACGGGGTTTTTCAATGGTGCCTTTCGCGGTGCCGGTCAAAACTTTCGTGTTGAGCTGATGCCGGGTAACAACGTGCAACGCTATACCGTGAACTGGACAGAGCCGAATTTGTTTGGGTATTCCCCCTTCAGCCTTTCGGTGGGGGGATTCTATTTCACTCGATTCTTCCAGGATTGGTCCGAGCAAAGACTCGGTGGCCGAGTTGGTCTCGGTTATGAAATCTCCCCCGATCTCTCTCTAACGACGGAACTGACCGGACAAGATGTCAAGATATTCGATCCAGCCGTCAATACGGTTCCTGCGCTCAATCGAGTTCTCGGTAGCAACGATTTGTACACGGGGCGTGTTCGTCTGACGCATAGCACTCGCGATAGCCCTTTCATGCCGACAGAAGGTCATCTCTTTGAGATGATTTACGATCAGAACTTCGGTGAATTCGACTTCCCGCGAGGGCAAGTCAACTGGAGCAAGTACTTTCTGGTTCGAGAGCGCCCCGACCGAACGGGACGTCATACGTTCACGTCCGCCGTTCGCTTGGGCTTCTCTGGCTCCGACACCCCTGTTTTCGAGAACTTTTTCGCAGGGGGTTACTCGACGCTCCGCGGGTTTGATTTCCGTGGGGCAGGACCTGTTGAGCAAGGCGTACAGCTCGGGGGTCGTTTTCAGTTCTTAGGCTCCTTTGAATACATGTTCCCCATCACTGCGGATGACATGCTGCGCATGGTTACCTTTGTGGATTACGGGACGATTGAACAAGACATCGAGTTGGACTGGGATAACTTCCGGGTTGCACCTGGGGTTGGATTCCGAGTGGCTGTCCCCGCCTTGGGACCCGCTCCTCTCGCGTTCGATTTCGCGGTACCGGTGGCTTATGCCGACTCGGACTCGCGACAAGTCTTTTCGTTCTCGATGGGCATGACTCGGTAA
- a CDS encoding dihydroorotase has protein sequence MVRRQLIRSAKVVFPTGVAEANVLIENGTIASVDAPPTTSADQIIDAAGLVLFPGLIDDQVHFREPGLTHKEDLKTASQACVAGGVTSFLEMPNTKPAATTQERIEEKYAIASAKSIANYGFYIGATSENIEELKKATGVPGIKIFIGSSTGDLLVDDQDALERIFAETTLPICAHCEDESTVRANAERLKGTDRVRDHSLIRDHQAAIIATRRALDLAYRHRHRFHVLHVSTAAELECIRDHRQLITAELCPHHWEFCVEDYQQLGSLIQMNPSIKNREDTVALWQALRDGVLQVVATDHAPHTLEEKQKPYPASPSGLPAVENYFALLLDRASRGLCTWEEIARWTSDAPARVWGILGKGRIEVGYDADLVLVDPNLAKTIRNEEQFTKSKWSPWAGRTLRGWPVKTWVGGELAFDTGRVVRTEPAKRLAFDPSLGGYWNTPDGVGPNSHKQ, from the coding sequence ATGGTCCGTAGGCAGCTTATCCGTTCGGCAAAGGTCGTGTTTCCAACCGGAGTTGCCGAAGCCAATGTTCTGATCGAAAACGGGACGATCGCTAGCGTGGATGCCCCCCCCACAACCTCCGCAGATCAAATTATCGATGCGGCGGGACTGGTTCTGTTTCCGGGATTGATCGATGACCAAGTTCACTTTCGCGAACCGGGCTTAACGCACAAAGAAGATTTGAAGACGGCGAGCCAAGCGTGCGTTGCTGGCGGGGTCACTTCGTTTTTGGAGATGCCGAACACCAAGCCTGCGGCGACGACGCAAGAAAGGATCGAAGAAAAGTACGCGATCGCATCTGCGAAATCGATCGCGAATTACGGCTTCTACATTGGAGCAACGAGTGAGAACATCGAGGAACTGAAAAAGGCAACCGGGGTGCCCGGTATCAAAATCTTTATCGGTTCCAGCACGGGGGATCTCCTCGTCGATGACCAAGACGCGTTGGAGCGTATCTTCGCAGAGACGACGCTCCCCATTTGCGCGCACTGCGAAGACGAAAGCACCGTGCGAGCGAATGCCGAGCGGCTCAAGGGGACAGACCGAGTCCGTGATCATTCGTTGATCCGCGACCACCAAGCTGCCATCATCGCGACCCGCCGTGCACTGGATCTTGCTTATCGGCATCGCCATCGTTTCCACGTTCTGCACGTGAGCACAGCCGCTGAGCTGGAGTGCATCCGAGACCACCGCCAACTCATCACTGCGGAACTATGCCCTCATCATTGGGAGTTTTGCGTCGAAGATTATCAGCAACTGGGAAGCCTCATACAGATGAATCCCTCAATCAAGAACCGCGAAGACACCGTGGCGTTATGGCAAGCCTTGCGGGATGGGGTGTTGCAGGTTGTCGCCACGGATCATGCGCCCCACACGCTGGAGGAAAAGCAGAAGCCCTATCCCGCTTCCCCGAGCGGTTTGCCGGCGGTAGAGAACTACTTTGCGCTCTTGCTGGATCGCGCCTCGCGAGGCCTCTGCACATGGGAAGAGATTGCACGATGGACCAGCGATGCTCCCGCTCGTGTTTGGGGGATACTTGGAAAAGGGCGGATCGAAGTCGGTTATGATGCCGATTTGGTCTTGGTCGATCCGAATCTCGCGAAGACCATTCGCAACGAAGAGCAGTTCACCAAGAGCAAATGGAGTCCTTGGGCCGGCAGAACACTTCGAGGATGGCCTGTGAAAACTTGGGTTGGCGGCGAGCTTGCGTTCGATACCGGTCGGGTCGTGCGAACCGAACCCGCGAAAAGACTTGCATTCGATCCGAGCCTAGGTGGCTACTGGAACACGCCTGATGGCGTCGGCCCCAATAGCCATAAACAATAG
- a CDS encoding PVC-type heme-binding CxxCH protein: MTANIRFCAWFLAGLLSTAHAADRFVPAEPATPLPEFGLTIRSTPHRTPAEEQAGFHVPEGFVVDLIASEPDISKPLNMAFDAKGRLWVTQTKHYPFPVKEGEPASDSIVVLEDSDRDGAFETKRLFASELNIPIGILPVDDGVICFSIPNLWYLRDTDGDGVCDDRKILYGPFDTSRDTHGMVNSLRDGRDGWIYACHGFNNQSNVAGRDGHRVSMTSGNIFRFRLDGSRIELYSQGQVNPFGMTQDRYGNWFSADCHSKPITQLLYGGCNPSFGRPDDGLGFVPPMMDHLHGSTAIAGLAHTKDSKFPMEMTDQFLSGNVMTCRINRNQITYRGATAHATELPDLLTSDDSWFRPVDLVFGPDGHLYIADFYNKVIGHYEVPLDHPDRDRNSGRIWRVRWTGDSPAAPADSKLTASEDPSLRWSDLENLDVTKTIDAMQWLASVQQLSSQEVPVEGLQALLRTAAKVSQLEDPILQQTHAIALRRAILSLADSNPVAVKTILIDSSHTSQGLQSPVLRVLIRVLPACRTTRCTEWAIDLLESGVVNKKGRSEEDEGVIRATVEKLADVVDDATMDRYLQLLRRMESSPNPLSFAERLVGIGARQQQSRGSLSPKLVEAGHFAMNEIVQELNRTNASAGRAAPIREWVAVSKGNDDRRPWGVEVRQVKVMSPTGKESQEAMPLFSSFPLGENYTGSWSTEPFTPGGPIELSVAGHNGLPSKPDTGKNYVRLLAWAPELNTYQEVARAFPPRSDIAATVRWGTELFEGKSVVLEVVDGDNGGSYAWIAIGNFSDPSLQLRSDPSELKVLRTMFNLFGVPTESKAVSQFIASEGLSEYARFAILRPMLLQVSPIETELTDLAAESQCWDIVRLLTIPKSPQDAGSLRQWAAEWEQQAVVLLKRMSAAGQTRLVRRLSRYRDAAIRFTTWTKQGALSVDALGALPESWWGGLSEEEQEGLASFRASLAARVDKSKLIESKLAEMGSETPNREVGIRVFTDKCSQCHKLGTIGNVVGPQLEGIGNRGLERLCEDILWPDRNVDEAFRVTLVRMEDGVTHTGLITDRTDDTINLVDQTGKKVAIPTSEVEQEKRSELSLMPSNMEQTMTTHELASLLNFLQSAAKKQ; encoded by the coding sequence ATGACAGCAAATATTCGATTCTGTGCTTGGTTCCTCGCAGGTCTCCTCTCCACCGCCCACGCGGCGGACCGCTTTGTACCCGCTGAGCCCGCGACGCCTCTGCCTGAGTTTGGGCTTACGATTCGTTCCACTCCACACCGAACTCCGGCCGAGGAACAAGCAGGGTTTCACGTACCCGAGGGGTTCGTCGTCGATTTGATCGCTTCCGAGCCCGATATTTCGAAACCTCTGAATATGGCATTTGACGCCAAGGGGAGACTTTGGGTTACTCAGACGAAACACTACCCTTTTCCGGTCAAAGAGGGGGAGCCGGCGAGCGATTCGATCGTGGTCTTAGAGGATTCGGACCGCGATGGTGCGTTTGAGACCAAGCGATTGTTCGCTTCAGAGCTGAATATTCCCATTGGGATTTTGCCTGTCGACGATGGCGTCATCTGCTTTTCCATTCCCAACCTTTGGTATCTGCGAGACACCGATGGCGATGGCGTATGCGATGATCGAAAGATCCTTTACGGGCCGTTCGACACGAGCCGCGATACGCACGGGATGGTGAACTCGCTTCGCGATGGAAGGGATGGCTGGATCTACGCATGCCATGGTTTCAATAACCAATCCAATGTGGCCGGTCGCGATGGCCACCGTGTGAGCATGACATCGGGAAATATCTTTCGATTCCGCCTCGATGGAAGTCGTATCGAGCTTTATAGCCAGGGGCAAGTCAATCCGTTCGGCATGACCCAAGACCGTTACGGGAACTGGTTCAGCGCCGATTGCCATAGCAAACCTATCACACAGCTTCTCTATGGCGGATGCAATCCCAGCTTCGGTCGGCCTGATGATGGTCTTGGGTTCGTTCCGCCCATGATGGATCACTTGCATGGGAGCACCGCTATCGCGGGTTTGGCGCACACAAAGGATTCCAAGTTCCCGATGGAAATGACCGACCAGTTCCTGAGTGGAAACGTCATGACGTGCCGGATCAATCGAAATCAGATTACCTACCGAGGGGCAACGGCCCATGCGACCGAATTGCCGGACTTGTTAACGAGCGATGATTCCTGGTTTCGCCCCGTCGACCTCGTTTTCGGTCCTGATGGCCACTTGTACATCGCCGACTTCTACAACAAAGTCATCGGTCATTACGAAGTTCCGCTCGATCACCCCGATCGCGATCGAAACAGCGGTCGTATTTGGCGTGTGAGATGGACTGGTGATTCTCCTGCCGCGCCAGCAGACTCGAAGTTAACCGCTAGCGAGGATCCAAGTCTGCGATGGAGCGACCTGGAAAACCTCGATGTGACGAAGACAATCGACGCCATGCAATGGCTCGCATCCGTGCAACAACTTTCTAGTCAGGAAGTCCCCGTCGAAGGCCTGCAAGCCCTGCTTCGTACCGCCGCAAAGGTGAGCCAGTTGGAGGACCCAATATTGCAACAGACGCATGCGATCGCCCTTCGCCGCGCGATACTCTCCCTGGCCGACTCCAACCCCGTTGCGGTAAAAACGATTCTTATTGATTCAAGCCACACGTCTCAAGGTCTGCAATCGCCGGTGCTTCGTGTCTTGATTCGCGTTCTGCCGGCTTGCAGAACAACACGATGCACGGAATGGGCGATCGATCTACTAGAGAGTGGGGTAGTCAACAAGAAGGGAAGATCGGAAGAGGACGAAGGCGTGATTCGAGCTACGGTCGAAAAATTGGCGGATGTCGTCGACGACGCGACCATGGATCGTTATCTGCAATTGCTCCGACGCATGGAATCCTCTCCCAATCCTCTCTCGTTCGCGGAGCGACTCGTCGGGATCGGTGCTCGCCAACAACAATCGCGAGGCAGCCTGTCTCCCAAGCTCGTGGAGGCAGGTCATTTCGCCATGAATGAGATAGTCCAAGAGCTAAATCGTACGAACGCATCCGCGGGTCGAGCCGCACCCATTCGAGAATGGGTAGCCGTGTCGAAAGGCAACGACGATCGGAGGCCTTGGGGGGTCGAGGTGCGTCAGGTCAAAGTTATGTCGCCGACCGGCAAGGAATCGCAAGAAGCGATGCCGCTGTTCAGCAGCTTTCCGTTGGGGGAAAACTACACAGGCAGTTGGTCGACAGAACCGTTTACTCCTGGTGGACCTATCGAGCTGTCCGTGGCAGGTCACAACGGATTACCCTCCAAGCCCGATACAGGGAAGAACTACGTTCGACTTCTCGCGTGGGCACCCGAACTCAACACTTACCAAGAAGTTGCCAGAGCTTTTCCACCTCGAAGCGATATCGCGGCAACTGTTCGTTGGGGGACGGAATTGTTCGAAGGTAAATCGGTCGTCCTCGAAGTCGTCGATGGTGACAATGGCGGCAGCTACGCGTGGATCGCAATTGGGAACTTCTCGGACCCCTCGCTTCAGCTCCGGAGCGACCCAAGCGAGCTCAAAGTGCTTCGGACAATGTTCAACCTCTTCGGTGTCCCCACCGAATCGAAGGCTGTGTCGCAGTTCATCGCATCCGAGGGGCTCTCCGAGTATGCCCGTTTTGCCATCCTTCGACCGATGCTTTTGCAAGTCTCCCCGATTGAAACAGAACTGACGGACCTCGCTGCGGAGTCGCAGTGCTGGGACATTGTCCGTCTTCTTACTATTCCCAAGTCACCTCAAGATGCAGGATCCCTGCGACAGTGGGCAGCGGAATGGGAGCAACAAGCCGTAGTCCTGTTGAAGCGGATGAGCGCGGCAGGGCAGACACGCCTGGTGCGCCGACTCTCCCGATATCGCGACGCAGCGATCCGATTTACGACTTGGACTAAGCAAGGTGCTCTTTCCGTGGATGCCCTGGGCGCTCTTCCCGAGAGCTGGTGGGGTGGTCTGAGCGAAGAGGAGCAGGAGGGGTTGGCTTCATTCCGCGCTTCGCTCGCCGCCCGTGTGGATAAAAGCAAACTGATCGAATCCAAATTGGCGGAGATGGGCAGTGAAACCCCCAATCGTGAAGTAGGGATTCGCGTTTTTACGGACAAGTGCTCGCAATGCCACAAGCTTGGGACGATCGGAAACGTCGTCGGTCCGCAGCTGGAAGGAATCGGTAATCGCGGATTAGAGCGTCTTTGCGAAGACATCCTTTGGCCCGATCGCAATGTCGACGAGGCCTTTCGCGTGACGCTCGTTCGAATGGAAGACGGCGTTACCCATACAGGGCTCATCACGGACCGAACGGATGACACAATTAACCTCGTGGATCAAACCGGGAAGAAGGTGGCAATTCCCACGTCCGAGGTCGAGCAAGAAAAGCGGAGCGAACTTTCGCTTATGCCGAGCAACATGGAGCAAACCATGACGACCCACGAATTGGCCTCTCTCCTGAACTTCCTCCAATCGGCCGCCAAGAAGCAGTGA
- the argB gene encoding acetylglutamate kinase produces MGWIRRFRGKTTVIKLGGSLMGNDDAMRHTLLDIIFMESVGMRPVVVHGGGPSINKAMEKASIEPVWIQGRRYTDAKTLEIVEQTLAYELNEQLTAEIERLGGRAMNLNFRTTNVLFGEKLLLDEPGSEPIDLGYVGHVTRVDRQTIEALTYTEQIPVIPSMCIDENGQKYNVNADTAAMAVAEALGAEKLIFISDVNGVRRVKDDPESVIHSLTAAEAQQLIADGVIAGGMIPKVEACISTLHRGVGKVHIIDGQLRHSLLLEIYTTAGVGTEIVQSRQSPATRISPT; encoded by the coding sequence ATGGGGTGGATCCGCAGATTCCGCGGCAAAACGACGGTGATCAAACTGGGTGGATCGCTGATGGGCAATGACGACGCAATGCGACATACCTTGCTGGACATCATCTTCATGGAGTCGGTGGGGATGCGTCCGGTGGTGGTCCACGGTGGCGGCCCGTCGATCAACAAGGCGATGGAGAAGGCGTCGATAGAGCCGGTCTGGATCCAGGGTCGGCGCTATACAGATGCCAAGACGTTGGAGATTGTTGAACAAACGCTGGCTTATGAATTGAACGAGCAATTGACGGCGGAGATCGAGCGGCTCGGCGGGCGCGCCATGAATTTGAATTTTCGCACCACCAACGTCCTCTTCGGCGAGAAGCTTCTTTTGGACGAACCGGGTTCCGAACCCATCGATCTGGGCTATGTCGGCCATGTCACTCGCGTCGATCGACAGACCATCGAAGCGTTGACCTATACCGAACAGATTCCTGTGATTCCTTCGATGTGCATCGACGAGAACGGCCAGAAATACAATGTCAACGCGGACACCGCCGCGATGGCCGTTGCCGAAGCGCTGGGTGCGGAAAAGCTGATATTCATCAGCGACGTGAACGGCGTCCGACGAGTCAAAGACGATCCCGAGAGCGTTATTCATTCCTTGACCGCCGCGGAAGCCCAGCAATTGATCGCCGACGGCGTCATCGCGGGGGGGATGATTCCCAAAGTCGAGGCATGCATCTCGACTCTTCACCGCGGCGTAGGCAAAGTGCACATCATCGATGGGCAACTGCGCCATTCCCTTCTTTTAGAAATCTACACCACCGCTGGCGTCGGAACGGAAATCGTTCAGAGTCGCCAATCCCCTGCTACGCGCATTTCCCCAACGTAG
- a CDS encoding outer membrane protein assembly factor yields the protein MKPLFQIAATASLSIALISTTYAQMGGGPGNDPAPAFSEPKFEDRVFESGGPRAREAKNGSVILSVKIEGNKSVSENAILAVMQSRQDRVFDTETFQRDIAALYRTGLFKRIEPYFTEESGGVHMKLIVQERPIIKSVLFTGNQSVDDAALIKHAGIAKGEPLDPIAINSARTNLIEYYQDKGMNQVDIQVVSGLLPGERDVEFVINEGPIERFNSIGFAGNKDFSSELLKAKISSKDARGGLTKWMFNRASDLKIENDRQTLTAYYRRLGYFDARVDVRKEYDNSGKWVDLTFVIYEGVRYKIRSVAISGTKRYQPSELMPYMSAKQGEPFQLDNKAADERFIRDLYGTQGHYFCDVVGELVYQLNNEVDIIYNVGEGDIYRISDVRVHIEGDYTKERVVLHPLANVRPGSIINSKGVEDATRRLRFSSIFNNDPSQGIVPTIKVEPPEDVDLDK from the coding sequence ATGAAGCCACTTTTCCAAATCGCAGCCACCGCTTCGCTGTCAATCGCATTGATTAGCACCACCTATGCACAAATGGGAGGGGGGCCTGGCAACGATCCCGCTCCGGCGTTTAGCGAGCCCAAATTTGAGGACCGGGTTTTCGAATCAGGCGGTCCGCGCGCTCGAGAGGCCAAAAACGGATCGGTAATTCTGTCGGTCAAGATCGAGGGGAACAAATCGGTATCGGAAAACGCGATCCTCGCCGTCATGCAATCGAGGCAGGACCGGGTATTTGACACGGAGACCTTTCAACGCGACATCGCCGCCCTTTATCGCACCGGGTTGTTCAAGAGAATTGAACCCTACTTCACCGAAGAGTCCGGTGGAGTGCACATGAAGCTGATCGTTCAAGAACGACCGATCATCAAATCCGTACTCTTCACAGGCAATCAGAGCGTCGACGACGCCGCCTTGATCAAGCATGCAGGGATCGCCAAAGGAGAGCCGCTCGACCCCATCGCGATCAATTCGGCACGCACCAACCTGATCGAGTACTACCAAGACAAAGGGATGAACCAAGTCGATATCCAAGTGGTATCCGGTTTGCTTCCAGGCGAACGGGACGTGGAGTTCGTCATCAATGAAGGGCCCATCGAACGTTTCAATTCCATCGGCTTCGCAGGAAACAAAGACTTTAGCAGCGAGCTTCTCAAAGCAAAGATCTCATCCAAGGATGCGCGGGGCGGACTGACCAAATGGATGTTCAATCGCGCGTCGGATCTGAAGATTGAAAACGACCGCCAAACATTGACCGCATATTACCGACGGCTCGGCTACTTTGACGCACGTGTGGATGTTCGAAAGGAATACGACAACAGTGGAAAATGGGTCGATCTCACCTTCGTGATCTACGAAGGGGTTCGATACAAGATTCGCTCGGTGGCCATCAGCGGTACGAAGCGTTACCAACCCTCAGAATTGATGCCCTACATGTCAGCGAAGCAAGGAGAGCCCTTTCAGCTGGACAACAAAGCCGCTGATGAACGATTCATCCGCGATCTGTATGGGACGCAGGGACATTACTTTTGCGATGTCGTCGGCGAGCTTGTCTATCAGCTGAATAACGAAGTCGACATCATCTACAACGTAGGTGAAGGTGATATCTATCGTATTAGCGATGTGCGGGTGCATATCGAAGGCGATTACACCAAGGAACGCGTCGTTCTTCATCCACTCGCGAATGTTCGGCCGGGCAGCATCATCAACAGCAAAGGTGTCGAGGATGCTACACGTCGCCTTCGATTCTCCTCGATCTTCAACAACGATCCCTCGCAAGGCATCGTGCCGACGATCAAGGTAGAACCCCCCGAAGACGTTGACTTAGACAAATAA